The Oceanisphaera avium genome includes a region encoding these proteins:
- a CDS encoding DUF2496 domain-containing protein, whose product MSLKEAPAEIRLAVDVIALLEVNQIAPELALQALRIVIQDYERKLAKSREN is encoded by the coding sequence ATGAGCTTAAAGGAAGCGCCAGCAGAGATACGCTTAGCAGTAGATGTGATCGCGTTATTGGAAGTAAATCAAATAGCGCCTGAATTAGCGTTACAGGCACTGCGCATCGTTATCCAAGATTATGAGCGCAAATTGGCTAAATCTCGTGAAAACTAA
- a CDS encoding TetR/AcrR family transcriptional regulator, producing the protein MAKVETKQKILNSAEQLFAQAGFSDTSLRQITAAAGVNLASVNYHFGSKKDLIKAVMNRYLSVFMPNADQALVQLLAQPRCTVSEVFQCFVAPLLSLTSIHRQGPEIFLQLLGRGYIDNQGFLRWFIVNHYGQVLGHFSQAIHKAAPQLTKAQMFWRLHFTLGTVIFTMASSEALKAIANNDFNEEIDVEGLVKRLIPYLASGVTAEALAGSD; encoded by the coding sequence GTGGCTAAAGTCGAAACTAAACAGAAGATCCTAAATAGTGCCGAGCAGTTATTTGCACAAGCCGGGTTTAGTGATACTTCATTGCGCCAAATTACCGCGGCCGCTGGCGTTAATCTGGCATCGGTTAATTATCATTTTGGCTCTAAAAAAGACTTAATTAAAGCGGTAATGAATCGTTATTTATCAGTATTTATGCCTAATGCCGATCAGGCTCTGGTGCAGTTACTAGCCCAACCGCGCTGCACGGTTAGCGAGGTATTCCAGTGTTTCGTGGCTCCTTTACTGAGCTTAACCAGTATTCATCGCCAAGGACCGGAGATTTTTTTGCAGCTGCTCGGGCGCGGTTATATTGATAATCAAGGTTTTTTGCGCTGGTTTATTGTTAATCACTATGGGCAGGTGCTCGGCCATTTTAGCCAAGCTATCCATAAAGCAGCCCCCCAGCTAACAAAAGCACAAATGTTTTGGCGGCTGCACTTTACGCTAGGCACGGTGATTTTTACCATGGCGTCCAGTGAAGCGCTTAAAGCCATTGCCAATAATGATTTTAATGAAGAAATAGATGTAGAAGGGCTGGTGAAAAGGTTAATTCCTTATTTGGCCAGCGGTGTCACTGCCGAGGCGTTAGCTGGTTCAGATTAA
- a CDS encoding acyl-CoA dehydrogenase: protein MSLRKKWITGPAFTTFKKILPPLSVTEQEAMEAGSVWWDGQLFSGNPDWSTLLAYGPSRLTDEEQYFLDNQVETLLGMLDDHKIVNEDRELPEAVWAYIKAQGFFSLIIPKEYGGLDFSAYANSTIVARIASRSLSAAVTVMVPNSLGPGELLMHYGTPEQKQRWLPGLANGSEVPCFALTGPEAGSDAGAIPDSGVVCKGEIDGKEVLGIRLNWDKRYITLAPRATVLGLAFKLFDPDALLSDDPAPGITCALIPTHHTGVEIGDRHFPMGLAFLNGTTHGKDVFIPLDWIIGGPEFAGRGWRMLVECLSAGRGISLPALGTASGHLAVLSTSAYAYVRKQFGLSIGKFEGIQEALGSIGGLTYQLEATRRLTANALDANESPAIVTAISKYHMTEMARTVLDHAMDVHAGKGIQMGPKNYLAHNYMGIPVAITVEGANILTRNLMIFGQGATRCHPYVLHELQAAANPDHEAGLAAFDKLLFQHIGFATKNVFGALWQGMTGARFNRAPVTGPTAVYYRQLSRMSKALALCADMSMLTLGGDLKRKEMISARLGDVLSHLYLASATLKYFEDNGRATDELPFVHYALGRNLHLIGDALEGFFDNFPNRVLAATLRALIFPLGNPYNKPLDSHAQAISVLLMNPSSAVRQRLTHLCYVPSADTPGLGEVEAAFLAMVGVQDIEQRLRAAQKAGTLARKLSFEQLLIEGQAQQLLDDEDICRLKEADRLRKIAIAVDSFKPGEL, encoded by the coding sequence ATGAGTTTACGTAAAAAATGGATAACGGGTCCGGCCTTTACCACTTTTAAAAAAATCTTACCTCCCTTATCAGTTACCGAGCAAGAGGCCATGGAGGCGGGCTCTGTGTGGTGGGACGGTCAGTTATTTAGCGGTAACCCTGACTGGTCAACCTTATTAGCCTATGGTCCTTCTCGGCTTACCGATGAAGAACAGTATTTTCTCGATAACCAAGTAGAAACTCTGCTTGGCATGTTAGATGACCATAAAATAGTGAATGAAGACCGCGAGTTGCCTGAAGCAGTATGGGCTTATATTAAAGCCCAAGGTTTCTTCTCTTTAATTATTCCTAAAGAGTATGGCGGCTTAGACTTTTCGGCTTATGCCAACTCCACGATAGTGGCGCGTATTGCATCGCGCAGCTTAAGTGCGGCGGTAACTGTGATGGTACCCAACTCCTTAGGCCCTGGCGAGCTGTTAATGCACTACGGTACGCCTGAGCAAAAACAACGTTGGTTGCCTGGTTTAGCGAATGGCAGTGAAGTGCCCTGTTTTGCCTTAACTGGCCCAGAGGCGGGCTCTGATGCCGGCGCCATTCCCGACTCAGGGGTAGTGTGTAAAGGGGAGATAGACGGCAAAGAAGTACTAGGAATTCGTCTTAATTGGGACAAACGCTATATCACGCTGGCGCCAAGAGCCACCGTATTAGGCTTAGCTTTTAAGTTATTTGATCCCGATGCTCTACTGAGTGATGACCCAGCTCCTGGCATTACTTGTGCATTGATCCCAACTCATCACACAGGTGTTGAGATTGGCGATCGACATTTTCCGATGGGCTTGGCTTTTTTAAATGGCACCACTCACGGTAAAGATGTGTTTATCCCGCTGGATTGGATCATTGGCGGCCCTGAGTTTGCAGGGCGTGGTTGGCGAATGCTGGTGGAGTGTCTATCGGCAGGACGGGGAATATCACTACCGGCATTGGGCACCGCCAGTGGCCATTTAGCCGTGCTCAGCACCAGTGCTTATGCTTATGTGCGTAAACAGTTTGGCTTATCAATCGGTAAATTTGAAGGCATACAAGAAGCGCTAGGCAGCATTGGCGGCTTAACTTATCAATTAGAAGCCACCCGTCGTTTAACTGCTAACGCCTTGGATGCCAATGAAAGTCCAGCCATTGTCACGGCTATCTCTAAATACCACATGACAGAAATGGCGCGCACTGTATTAGATCACGCTATGGATGTCCATGCTGGTAAAGGCATACAAATGGGACCTAAAAATTACCTTGCTCATAATTACATGGGGATACCGGTCGCCATCACGGTTGAGGGCGCTAATATTTTAACCCGCAACTTAATGATTTTTGGTCAAGGTGCTACCCGATGCCATCCTTACGTACTGCATGAGTTACAAGCTGCGGCCAACCCTGATCATGAGGCAGGATTAGCGGCATTTGATAAATTATTATTTCAACATATTGGCTTTGCCACCAAAAACGTATTCGGTGCACTATGGCAAGGTATGACAGGCGCCCGTTTTAACCGAGCGCCGGTGACCGGGCCAACGGCGGTGTATTATCGCCAACTGAGTCGTATGAGTAAGGCACTTGCGCTGTGTGCCGATATGTCGATGTTAACCTTAGGCGGTGATCTTAAGCGCAAAGAAATGATCTCAGCTCGCTTAGGGGATGTGCTCAGTCACTTATATTTAGCCAGTGCTACCTTAAAATATTTTGAAGATAATGGTCGCGCAACGGACGAACTGCCTTTTGTGCATTATGCATTGGGGCGTAACTTACACTTAATAGGCGATGCGCTAGAGGGATTTTTCGATAACTTTCCTAATCGAGTATTGGCTGCTACCTTACGCGCGTTAATTTTTCCACTAGGCAATCCTTATAACAAGCCGCTCGATAGTCATGCCCAGGCGATCAGTGTGTTGTTAATGAACCCAAGCTCAGCGGTGCGCCAGCGTCTTACTCATTTATGTTATGTACCTAGTGCAGATACGCCTGGCTTAGGGGAAGTAGAGGCGGCCTTTTTAGCCATGGTGGGCGTACAAGATATTGAGCAAAGATTACGAGCGGCACAAAAAGCGGGCACCTTAGCGCGCAAGCTCAGCTTTGAGCAGTTACTAATAGAAGGTCAAGCACAACAACTGCTGGATGATGAAGATATTTGCCGTTTAAAAGAAGCTGACAGACTGCGTAAAATCGCCATTGCGGTCGATAGTTTTAAGCCAGGGGAGCTATAA
- the pyk gene encoding pyruvate kinase, with translation MLRRTKIVTTLGPATDRDNNLEGIIKAGANVVRMNFSHGTAEDHMNRANQVRDIAKKLGVHVAILGDLQGPKIRVSTFKDKKIELALGDKFILDADLDLGQGDQQQVGIDYKDLPQDVKIGDVLLLDDGRVQLRVDSVEGNKIFTEVTVAGPLSNNKGINKKGGGLSAPALTEKDKEDIITAAKIGVDYLAVSFPRTGEDMRIARELARAAGSNAKLVAKVERAEAVATDAAMEDVILASDVVMVARGDLGVEIGDSELVGVQKKLIRASRRLNRVVITATQMMESMISAPLPTRAEVMDVANAVLDGTDAVMLSAETAAGDFPIETVKAMAEVCVGAEKHPSINVSNHRMNFTFTSVEETIAMSTMYAANHLQGVKAIVALTHSGTTPLLLSRISSGLPIFSLSGEEKTLAWSNMYRGVTPVFFKHDTTLSNAEVSREALATLKKAGFVSSGDLVLLTHGDTMEVVGSTNTCKILTVE, from the coding sequence ATGTTAAGACGTACCAAGATAGTTACTACCCTGGGCCCGGCAACTGATCGCGATAACAATCTCGAAGGCATTATTAAAGCCGGCGCAAACGTTGTACGCATGAACTTCTCTCACGGCACCGCTGAAGATCATATGAATCGTGCCAATCAAGTTCGTGATATTGCTAAAAAACTGGGTGTACACGTGGCTATTCTGGGTGACTTACAAGGTCCTAAGATCCGTGTTTCTACCTTTAAAGATAAAAAAATTGAGCTGGCTTTAGGCGATAAATTTATCTTGGATGCTGACTTAGACTTAGGCCAAGGCGACCAGCAACAAGTAGGCATCGATTATAAAGACCTGCCACAAGACGTTAAAATTGGTGATGTCCTGTTATTAGACGATGGCCGTGTACAACTGCGTGTTGACAGCGTGGAAGGTAATAAAATCTTTACCGAAGTCACGGTAGCCGGTCCTTTATCTAATAATAAAGGCATCAACAAAAAAGGCGGTGGTTTATCTGCACCCGCACTAACTGAAAAAGATAAAGAAGACATTATCACTGCCGCTAAAATTGGCGTTGATTATCTGGCAGTCTCTTTCCCGCGTACCGGCGAAGACATGCGTATTGCACGTGAATTGGCGCGCGCTGCAGGCAGTAATGCAAAATTGGTGGCTAAAGTTGAGCGTGCTGAAGCCGTGGCTACCGATGCTGCGATGGAAGATGTAATCTTAGCTTCTGATGTGGTCATGGTGGCTCGAGGTGACTTAGGCGTTGAAATTGGTGACTCTGAGCTGGTCGGCGTACAGAAAAAACTGATCCGCGCTTCACGTCGCTTAAACCGCGTCGTGATCACCGCAACACAAATGATGGAGTCTATGATTTCCGCTCCTCTACCAACGCGTGCAGAAGTGATGGACGTGGCGAACGCTGTGCTAGATGGTACCGATGCGGTAATGCTGTCTGCTGAAACTGCAGCCGGTGATTTCCCTATCGAAACAGTGAAAGCCATGGCGGAAGTCTGTGTAGGCGCTGAAAAGCACCCTAGCATCAATGTTTCAAATCATCGCATGAACTTCACCTTTACTTCAGTTGAAGAAACTATCGCGATGTCGACTATGTATGCCGCTAACCACCTACAAGGGGTTAAAGCTATTGTTGCGCTCACTCATTCTGGTACGACTCCGCTGTTGCTGTCACGTATCAGTTCAGGTCTGCCGATCTTCTCCTTATCTGGCGAAGAAAAAACGCTGGCGTGGAGCAACATGTACCGTGGCGTAACTCCGGTGTTCTTTAAACACGACACTACTCTAAGCAATGCAGAAGTGAGCCGTGAAGCGCTGGCTACATTGAAAAAAGCCGGCTTTGTCAGCAGTGGTGACTTGGTGTTATTAACCCATGGTGACACCATGGAAGTAGTAGGTAGCACTAATACCTGCAAAATCTTGACCGTTGAGTAA